A DNA window from Macadamia integrifolia cultivar HAES 741 chromosome 4, SCU_Mint_v3, whole genome shotgun sequence contains the following coding sequences:
- the LOC122076321 gene encoding sugar transport protein 8-like — protein sequence MGQNGNLPAFNSKFTLYMGVCWIIAAFGGLMFGYDIGISGGVTAMDDFLLKFFPEVYERKLHAKEDNYCKYDNQLLQLFTSSLYLAALFASFVASKLCTVIGRKWTIRLASLLFIAGAALTAGGVNLIMLIFGRICFGIGVGFGNEAVPLFLSEVAPSNHRGAVNILFQLFVTIGILIANIVNYFTSKMHPNGWRLSLAIAAVPGLALFLGSFVITETPTSLIERKKYEKGKTVLKKIRGVNDVDAEFDQIVSASEMAQQVKHPFKKLMKLSSMPPLIIAIFLQVFQQFTGINAIMFYAPVLFQTVGLGNDAALLSAVITGLVNVISTLVSILLVDKVGRRVLLLEACVQMFITQSVIGAILQVHLKSHGNTLGHGQAIVVVLLVCIYVMGFAWSWGPLGWLIPSETFPMETRTAGFAFAVSSNMLFTFLIAQAFLSMLCHMKAMIFFFFAAWIVIMGLFALFLLPETKNVPIDLMVERVWKQHRVWKKFMNDDHKNRVEAGR from the exons ATGGGTCAGAATGGCAATTTGCCGGCCTTCAACTCGAAGTTCACTTTATATATGGGAGTCTGTTGGATTATTGCAGCCTTTGGAGGGCTCATGTTTGGTTATGATATTGGAATTTCAG GAGGGGTGACCGCAATGGACGATTTCTTGTTGAAATTCTTCCCAGAAGTCTATGAAAGGAAACTCCATGCAAAAGAGGACAACTACTGCAAATATGACAACCAACTTCTCCAACTTTTTACTTCTTCTTTGTATCTTGCTGCTCTCTTTGCTAGCTTTGTTGCATCGAAGTTGTGCACTGTTATCGGCCGCAAGTGGACGATTCGATTGGCGTCGCTGTTGTTCATTGCAGGAGCTGCCTTGACGGCAGGAGGTGTCAACCTTATTATGTTGATCTTTGGGAGAATCTGTTTTGGCATTGGTGTTGGCTTTGGTAATGAG GCAGTACCCCTATTCTTGTCCGAAGTTGCTCCATCTAACCATCGAGGTGCAGTGAACATTCTATTCCAGCTCTTCGTGACAATTGGGATATTGATAGCAAACATAGTTAACTACTTTACATCAAAGATGCATCCAAACGGTTGGAGGTTATCCTTAGCTATTGCGGCTGTACCGGGTTTAGCTCTATTCTTGGGTTCTTTCGTTATTACTGAAACTCCCACAAGCCTTATAGAGAGGAAGAAGTATGAGAAAGGGAAAACAGTACTTAAGAAGATCAGGGGTGTCAATGATGTTGACGCTGAGTTTGATCAAATTGTAAGTGCAAGTGAGATGGCCCAACAAGTGAAGCACCCCTTCAAGAAGCTCATGAAGTTGTCAAGCATGCCACCACTTATCATAGCCATCTTTCTGCAAGTCTTTCAACAATTCACAGGGATTAATGCTATAATGTTCTATGCCCCAGTCCTGTTTCAAACAGTTGGGTTGGGGAATGATGCTGCATTATTATCAGCAGTcatcactgggcttgtgaatgTGATAAGTACATTGGTCTCAATTTTGCTTGTTGATAAAGTTGGGAGAAGGGTATTGCTTCTTGAAGCTTGTGTTCAGATGTTCATCACACAG AGTGTAATTGGGGCAATTCTACAAGTACATTTGAAGAGCCATGGCAATACACTTGGGCATGGACAAGCAATTGTGGTGGTATTGCTGGTGTGTATTTATGTGATGGGTTTTGCATGGTCATGGGGTCCTCTTGGTTGGTTGATCCCTAGTGAAACCTTCCCAATGGAGACAAGGACTGCAGGTTTTGCATTTGCAGTGAGCTCAAACATGCTTTTCACTTTCCTGATTGCTCAAGCATTCTTGTCAATGCTATGCCACATGAAagctatgattttcttcttctttgctgcaTGGATTGTTATCATGGGGCTATTTGCACTCTTCCTGTTGCCAGAGACAAAGAATGTACCCATTGATCTCATGGTGGAGAGGGTCTGGAAGCAACACAGAGTTTGGAAGAAATTCATGAATGATGACCACAAAAATCGCGTTGAAGCAGGAAGATGA
- the LOC122076323 gene encoding sugar transport protein 8-like has product MTEVLHINIDGDLDIDADVRNPLFPSASIAKAPASSTLLRTMVSSSLKSSVTSTYSSIAGEDAPLKEFTETLFEPHRLFFHFQFSLPLSLLSSVIYSQKVFVFGFLAQKNPKTNTIAVTMEQNGNLPAFNSKFTLYMGVCWIIAAFGGLMFGYDIGISGGVTAMDDFLLKFFPEVYERKLHAKEDNYCKYDNQLLQLFTSSLYLAALFASFVASKLCTVIGRQWTIRLASLLFIAGAALTAGGVNLIMLIFGRICFGIGVGFGNEAVPLFLSEVAPSNHRGAVNILFQLFVTIGILIANIVNYFTSKMHPNGWRLSLAIAAVPGLALFLGSFVITETPTSLIERKKYEKGKTVLKKIRGVNDVDAEFDQIVSASEMAQQVKHPFKKLMKLSSMPPLIIAIFLQVFQQFTGINAIMFYAPVLFQTVGLGNDAALLSAVITGLVNVISTLVSILLVDKVGRRVLLLEACVQMFITQSVIGAILQVHLKSHGNTLGHGQAIVVVLLVCIYVMGFAWSWGPLGWLIPSETFPMETRTAGFAFAVSSNMLFTFLIAQAFLSMLCHMKAMIFFFFAAWIVIMGLFALFLLPETKNVPIDLMVERVWKQHRVWKKFMNDDHQNRFEAGR; this is encoded by the exons ATGACCGAAGTACTTCATATCAACATTGACGGCGACCTCGACATCGATGCCGATGTCCGAAACCCACTTTTCCCGTCAGCCTCAATAGCAAAAGCTCCGGCAAGCTCGACGCTGCTGAGAACGATGGTGTCATcatccttgaaatcaagtgTCACCTCAACGTACTCCTCCATCGCCGGCGAAGATGCGCCACTGAAGGAATTCACAGAAACGTTATTTGAACCCCATCGAC TGTTCTTTCATTTTcaattctctctccctctctccctcctttcttCTGTAATTTACTCTCAAAAAGTATTTGTTTTTGGGTTCTTAGCCCAAAAGAACCCAAAAACAAATACTATAGCAGTCACAATGGAGCAGAATGGCAATTTGCCAGCCTTCAACTCGAAGTTCACTTTATATATGGGAGTCTGTTGGATTATTGCAGCCTTTGGAGGGCTCATGTTTGGTTATGATATTGGAATTTCAG GAGGGGTGACCGCAATGGACGATTTCTTGTTGAAATTCTTCCCAGAAGTCTATGAAAGGAAACTCCATGCAAAAGAGGACAACTACTGCAAATATGACAACCAACTTCTCCAACTTTTTACTTCTTCTTTGTATCTTGCTGCTCTCTTTGCTAGCTTTGTTGCATCGAAGTTGTGCACTGTTATCGGCCGCCAGTGGACGATTCGATTGGCGTCGCTGTTGTTCATTGCAGGAGCTGCCTTGACGGCAGGAGGTGTCAACCTTATTATGTTGATCTTTGGGAGAATCTGTTTTGGCATTGGTGTTGGCTTTGGTAATGAG GCAGTGCCCCTATTCTTGTCCGAAGTTGCTCCATCTAACCATCGAGGTGCCGTGAACATTCTATTCCAGCTCTTCGTGACAATTGGGATATTGATAGCAAACATAGTTAACTACTTTACATCAAAGATGCATCCAAACGGTTGGAGGTTATCCTTAGCTATTGCGGCTGTACCGGGTTTAGCTCTATTCTTGGGTTCTTTCGTTATTACTGAAACTCCCACAAGCCTTATAGAGAGGAAGAAGTATGAGAAAGGGAAAACAGTACTTAAGAAGATCAGGGGTGTGAATGATGTTGATGCTGAGTTTGATCAAATTGTAAGTGCAAGTGAGATGGCCCAACAAGTGAAGCACCCCTTCAAGAAGCTCATGAAGTTGTCAAGCATGCCACCACTTATCATAGCCATCTTTTTGCAAGTCTTTCAACAATTCACAGGGATTAATGCTATAATGTTCTATGCCCCAGTCCTGTTTCAAACAGTTGGGTTGGGGAATGATGCTGCATTATTATCAGCAGTcatcactgggcttgtgaatgTGATAAGTACATTGGTCTCAATTTTGCTTGTTGATAAAGTTGGGAGAAGGGTATTGCTTCTTGAAGCTTGTGTTCAGATGTTCATCACACAG AGTGTAATTGGGGCAATTCTACAAGTACATTTGAAGAGCCATGGCAATACACTTGGGCATGGACAAGCAATTGTGGTGGTATTGCTGGTGTGTATTTATGTGATGGGTTTTGCATGGTCATGGGGTCCTCTTGGTTGGTTGATCCCTAGTGAAACCTTCCCAATGGAGACAAGGACTGCAGGTTTTGCATTTGCAGTGAGCTCAAACATGCTTTTCACTTTCCTGATTGCTCAAGCATTCTTGTCAATGCTTTGTCACATGAAagctatgattttcttcttctttgctgcaTGGATTGTTATCATGGGGCTATTTGCACTCTTCTTGTTGCCAGAGACAAAGAATGTACCCATTGATCTCATGGTTGAGAGGGTCTGGAAGCAACACAGAGTTTGGAAAAAATTCATGAATGATGACCACCAAAATCGCTTTGAAGCAGGAAGATGA
- the LOC122075398 gene encoding syntaxin-52-like isoform X2 yields the protein MASSVDSWMKELNEAQKLADDINGMISERSSLLSSGPDTQRHLSAIRRKITILGTRLDSLQSLLSKLPSKQPITEKEMHRRQDMLANLRSKTNQMASALNMSSFANRDSLLGPDTKPDIMSRTTGLDNHGLVGFQRQIMREQDEGLEKLEETVISTKHIALAVNEELGLHARLLDSLDQHVDSTDSRLQRVAKRLAILNKRTSGGCSCMCMLLAVIGIVLLAAVIWALIKYL from the exons ATGGCATCTTCTGTAGACTCATGGATGAAGGAATTAAATGAAGCACAGAAGCTTGCTGATGATATAAATGGGATGATTTCTGAAAGGAGTTCTTTGCTCTCATCAGGACCAGATACACAACGTCACTTGTCTGCCATAAGGAGAAAGATTACAATACTAGGGACCCGACTTGATAGTTTGCAGTCCCTTTTATCTAAGCTACCTTCTAAGCAGCCCAT AACAGAGAAGGAGATGCATCGGCGCCAGGATATGCTTGCAAATTTGAGATCCAAAACCAATCAGATGGCCTCTGCCCTGAATATGTCCAGTTTTGCTAATAGGGACAGCTTACTAGGACCAGATACAAAGCCTGACATCATGAGCAGAACAACTGGCTTGGACAACCATGGTCTTGTTGGCTTTCAGCGGCAAATAATGAGAG AACAAGATGAAGGTCTTGAGAAGTTGGAGGAGACAGTAATCAGTACAAAACATATTGCATTGGCTGTCAACGAGGAACTTGGCTTACACGCTAGGCTTCTT GATTCCTTGGACCAACATGTGGACTCGACGGACTCCAGACTACAG CGTGTGGCCAAGAGATTGGCAATTCTGAACAAACGTACTAGTGGTGGTTGCTCTTGCATGTGTATGCTTTTGGCTGTGATTGGGATTGTTCTTCTAGCTGCTGTTATTTGGGCCCTGATAAAATACTTGTAA
- the LOC122075632 gene encoding partner of Y14 and mago-like isoform X6 gives MATSGGTEEQQQFDLLGKTLKEGERLLAPTRRPDGTLRKPIRIRAGYVPQDEVAIYQSKGALLRKGLGAPEVPPGRDPVLDAKLKSKSARRNERKKEKKQQQAAIEKGKNLESKTTGEVPSAEDMGPRSKGVESVTDQMNMLDVSETPPVVAPSTDSTVCPSTLGPGPDLDKRIRALKKKRIDTPTYFFLHMRKFSSTNFMECYEVFIILRISEMLQL, from the exons ATGGCTACCAGTGGAGGAACCGAGGAACAGCAGCAGTTCGATCTGTtaggaaaaaccctaaaagaaggCGAACGTCTACTAGCCCCTACCAGGAGACCCGACGGTACTCTTCGAAAACCCATTCGAATTAGGGCAGGTTACGTCCCTCAAGATGAAGTTGCGATTTACCAGTCCAAAGGTGCTCTG CTTAGGAAAGGGTTGGGTGCACCTGAGGTTCCTCCGGGTCGTGATCCAGTGTTGGATGCGAAGCTGAAGTCTAAGTCTGCTAGAaggaatgaaaggaagaaggagaagaagcaacAG CAGGCTGCCATTGAGAAGGGAAAGAATTTGGAGTCGAAAACCACTGGAGAGGTGCCTTCTGCTGAAGATATGGGCCCAAGATCAAAAGGTGTTGAATCAGTAACAGATCAAATGAACATGCTAGATGTTTCAGAAACTCCTCCAGTTGTTGCTCCTTCTACAGATTCAACTGTGTGTCCCAGTACTTTGGGTCCTGGtccagatcttgacaagagAATTAGAGCACTCAAAAAGAAG AGAATAGACACTCCCACGTACTTTTTCCTACACATGCGAAAGTTTTCATCCACTAATTTTATGGAGTGTTATGAAGTTTTTATCATTCTGAGGATATCAGAAATGCTGCAATTGTAA
- the LOC122076322 gene encoding sugar transport protein 8-like, protein MELQNGNLPAFNSKFTLYMAVCWIIAAFGGLMFGYDIGISGGVTAMDDFLLKFFPEVYERKRHAKEDNYCKYDNQLLQLFTSSLYLAALFASFVASKLCTVIGRKWTIRWASLLFIAGAALTAGGVNLIMLIFGRICFGIGVGFGNEAVPLFLSEVAPFNHRGAVNILFQLFVTIGILIANIVNYFTSKMHPNGWRLSLAIAAVPGLALFLGSFVITETPTSLIERKKYEKGKTVLKKIRGVNDVDAEFDQIVSASEMAQQVKQPFKKLMKLSSMPPLIIAIFLQVFQQFTGINAIMFYAPVLFQTVGLGNDAALLSAVITGLVNVISTLVSILLVDKVGRRVLLLEACVQMFITQVTIRKVGTTRCRWRAQAESNREHALAPVPF, encoded by the exons ATGGAACTGCAGAATGGCAATCTTCCGGCCTTCAATTCGAAGTTCACTTTATATATGGCAGTCTGTTGGATTATTGCAGCATTTGGAGGGCTCATGTTTGGTTATGATATTGGAATTTCAG GTGGGGTGACCGCAATGGACGATTTCTTGTTGAAATTCTTCCCAGAAGTCTATGAAAGGAAACGTCATGCAAAAGAGGACAATTACTGCAAATATGACAACCAACTTCTCCAACTTTTTACTTCTTCTTTATATCTTGCTGCTCTCTTTGCTAGCTTTGTTGCATCAAAGTTGTGCACTGTTATCGGCCGCAAGTGGACGATTCGATGGGCGTCGCTGTTGTTCATTGCAGGAGCTGCCTTGACGGCAGGGGGTGTCAACCTTATTATGTTGATCTTTGGGAGAATCTGTTTTGGCATTGGTGTTGGCTTTGGTAATGAG GCAGTACCCCTATTCTTGTCCGAAGTTGCTCCATTCAACCATCGAGGTGCCGTGAACATTCTATTCCAGCTCTTTGTCACAATTGGGATATTGATAGCAAACATAGTTAACTACTTTACATCAAAGATGCATCCAAACGGTTGGAGGTTATCCTTAGCTATTGCGGCTGTACCGGGTTTAGCTCTATTCTTGGGTTCTTTCGTTATTACTGAAACTCCCACAAGCCTTATAGAAAGGAAGAAGTATGAGAAAGGGAAAACAGTACTTAAGAAGATCAGGGGTGTCAATGATGTTGATGCTGAGTTTGATCAAATTGTAAGTGCAAGTGAGATGGCCCAACAAGTGAAGCAACCCTTCAAGAAGCTCATGAAGTTGTCAAGCATGCCACCACTTATCATAGCCATCTTTTTGCAAGTCTTTCAACAATTCACAGGGATTAATGCTATAATGTTCTATGCCCCAGTCCTGTTTCAAACAGTTGGGTTGGGGAATGATGCTGCATTATTATCAGCAGTcatcactgggcttgtgaatgTGATTAGTACATTGGTCTCAATTTTGCTTGTTGATAAAGTTGGGAGAAGGGTATTGCTTCTTGAAGCTTGTGTTCAGATGTTCATCACACAG GTCACGATCCGCAAGGTTGGCACAACTCGCTGTCGATGGAGAGCCCAAGCTGAATCGAATCGGGAACATGCGCTTGCGCCTGTTCCATTTTGA
- the LOC122075398 gene encoding syntaxin-52-like isoform X1 has protein sequence MASSVDSWMKELNEAQKLADDINGMISERSSLLSSGPDTQRHLSAIRRKITILGTRLDSLQSLLSKLPSKQPITEKEMHRRQDMLANLRSKTNQMASALNMSSFANRDSLLGPDTKPDIMSRTTGLDNHGLVGFQRQIMRAEQDEGLEKLEETVISTKHIALAVNEELGLHARLLDSLDQHVDSTDSRLQRVAKRLAILNKRTSGGCSCMCMLLAVIGIVLLAAVIWALIKYL, from the exons ATGGCATCTTCTGTAGACTCATGGATGAAGGAATTAAATGAAGCACAGAAGCTTGCTGATGATATAAATGGGATGATTTCTGAAAGGAGTTCTTTGCTCTCATCAGGACCAGATACACAACGTCACTTGTCTGCCATAAGGAGAAAGATTACAATACTAGGGACCCGACTTGATAGTTTGCAGTCCCTTTTATCTAAGCTACCTTCTAAGCAGCCCAT AACAGAGAAGGAGATGCATCGGCGCCAGGATATGCTTGCAAATTTGAGATCCAAAACCAATCAGATGGCCTCTGCCCTGAATATGTCCAGTTTTGCTAATAGGGACAGCTTACTAGGACCAGATACAAAGCCTGACATCATGAGCAGAACAACTGGCTTGGACAACCATGGTCTTGTTGGCTTTCAGCGGCAAATAATGAGAG CAGAACAAGATGAAGGTCTTGAGAAGTTGGAGGAGACAGTAATCAGTACAAAACATATTGCATTGGCTGTCAACGAGGAACTTGGCTTACACGCTAGGCTTCTT GATTCCTTGGACCAACATGTGGACTCGACGGACTCCAGACTACAG CGTGTGGCCAAGAGATTGGCAATTCTGAACAAACGTACTAGTGGTGGTTGCTCTTGCATGTGTATGCTTTTGGCTGTGATTGGGATTGTTCTTCTAGCTGCTGTTATTTGGGCCCTGATAAAATACTTGTAA